A single window of Cottoperca gobio chromosome 9, fCotGob3.1, whole genome shotgun sequence DNA harbors:
- the marveld2b gene encoding MARVEL domain-containing protein 2b isoform X1, with amino-acid sequence MSEQFQGPMSSGRVCSVTRFDRVREIPHYDQVPVCSLWPDPDLPLPPEPLHGTVQAVSLDPLPPPPLPEQPAVGLESLHPPNDDDPMEDDCDAIDIKPVRRFIPDSVKNFFHGNSGNSDSMGWVLPPPSQALPAPYSSAPSSSKSANCYTTAGVPCSPPNSTPPSPSLLGSYRDPYGGSGGSYTSRKERDELLLGAEALDSASAVPTNLSALTYQERVEEYHQRYAYMKSWAGLLRILGCVELLLGAAVFACVCAYVHKDNEWFNMYGYSQPQLFGGLGGGAGAYGNEGGYYTGPKTPFVLVVAGLAWIVTVILVVAGMTIYYRAILLDSSWWPLTECSINLVLAGLYLAAGIVYVRDTTRGGLCNIPVFNNGVNGAFCRTEAGQTAAMVFLFITMALYFISAGVCLKLWRHEAARMKEERLAHEMKTIGSSIPLSIMGPASRASEHTPLPTIQPDITDNPAAAPLMALEPEILRGHIPAGHIPKPVVIADYVAKYPSIRSEEERDQYKAVFNDQYAEYKELHAEVQVMAKKFEEMDEMMHNLHSRPSSQMEKERIGSILMEYQRKKADPTYLEKRERCEYLKDKLSHIKQKIQDYNKVMGWNDSN; translated from the exons ATGAG cGAGCAGTTCCAGGGCCCAATGTCTTCAGGAAGAGTTTGTTCTGTCACCAGGTTTGACCGGGTGCGGGAGATCCCGCACTATGACCAGGTCCCTGTGTGCTCATTATGGCCGGACCCGGATCTTCCTCTACCCCCGGAGCCCTTGCATGGAACAGTGCAGGCAGTCAGCTTAGATCCACTTCCCCCTCCCCCGCTACCTGAACAGCCAGCTGTTGGGCTTGAATCTTTGCACCCCCCTAACGATGATGATCCAATGGAGGACGACTGTGACGCCATCGACATTAAGCCGGTCCGCCGCTTCATTCCCGACTCTGTGAAGAACTTCTTCCATGGCAACAGCGGTAACAGTGACAGCATGGGTTGGGTCCTCCCGCCTCCTTCACAAGCTCTACCTGCCCCTTACTCCTCTGCCCCCTCATCCAGTAAGAGCGCCAACTGCTACACCACGGCAGGAGTCCCCTGCTCACCTCCAAACTCCACACCTCCATCTCCTTCCCTTCTAGGGTCCTATCGGGACCCCTACGGGGGCTCTGGGGGCAGCTACACCTCTCGGAAGGAGCGAGATGAGCTGCTGCTTGGTGCTGAAGCCCTTGACTCGGCATCTGCAGTGCCCACTAATCTTTCGGCTCTGACCTACCAGGAGAGGGTGGAGGAGTACCATCAGCGCTACGCCTACATGAAGTCCTGGGCTGGCCTGCTAAGGATCCTGGGCTGTGTGGAGCTGCTGTTGGGAGCTGCTGTGTTTGCCTGCGTCTGTGCTTATGTTCATAAGGACAACGAGTGGTTCAATATGTATGGATACTCCCAGCCTCAGCTGTTTGGGGGGCTCGGTGGAGGTGCTGGTGCATATGGAAATGAGGGTGGTTACTACACAGGCCCCAAAACACCGTTTGTCCTAGTTGTGGCTGGTCTAGCATGGATAGTGACTGTTATTCTGGTTGTTGCTGGGATGACGATATACTATAGAGCTATCCTTCTAGATTCTTCTTGGTGGCCGCTCACAGAGTGTTCCATCAACCTGGTCTTGGCGGGCCTCTATTTAGCAGCAGGGATAGTGTATGTGAGGGACACCACTCGAGGGGGGCTTTGCAACATACCGGTCTTCAATAATGGAGTAAATGGGGCGTTTTGTCGCACGGAGGCCGGCCAGACAGCAGCCATggtcttcctcttcatcaccatGGCACTCTACTTCATTAGTGCAGGAGTGTGTCTGAAGCTGTGGAGACATGAAGCAGCCAGGATGAAGGAGGAGAGGCTGGCACATGAG ATGAAAACTATTGGATCATCAATCCCTCTGTCAATA ATGGGTCCAGCCTCCAGGGCCTCAGAACATACGCCACTCCCCACTATCCAGCCAGACATTACGGACaaccctgctgctgctcctctgatGGCGCTGGAGCCAGAGATCCTTAGAGGTCACATACCAGCCGGACACATCCCCAAACCTGTCGTTATAGCTGACTATGTGGC GAAGTACCCTAGCATCCgctcagaggaggagagggaccAGTACAAGGCTGTGTTCAATGACCAGTACGCTGAGTACAAGGAGCTGCACGCTGAGGTTCAGGTCATGGCCAAGAAGTTTGAAGAGATGGACGAGATGATGCACAATCTCCACTCCCGGCCTTCCAGTCAAATG GAGAAGGAGCGGATCGGTAGCATTTTAATGGAATATCAGAGGAAGAAAGCT GACCCAACATATTTGGAAAAAAGGGAGAGGTGTGAGTACCTAAAGGACAAGCTCTCTCATATCAAACAGAAGATTCAGGACTACAATAAGGTCATGGGCTGGAACGATAGCAACTAA
- the marveld2b gene encoding MARVEL domain-containing protein 2b isoform X2, translating into MSSGRVCSVTRFDRVREIPHYDQVPVCSLWPDPDLPLPPEPLHGTVQAVSLDPLPPPPLPEQPAVGLESLHPPNDDDPMEDDCDAIDIKPVRRFIPDSVKNFFHGNSGNSDSMGWVLPPPSQALPAPYSSAPSSSKSANCYTTAGVPCSPPNSTPPSPSLLGSYRDPYGGSGGSYTSRKERDELLLGAEALDSASAVPTNLSALTYQERVEEYHQRYAYMKSWAGLLRILGCVELLLGAAVFACVCAYVHKDNEWFNMYGYSQPQLFGGLGGGAGAYGNEGGYYTGPKTPFVLVVAGLAWIVTVILVVAGMTIYYRAILLDSSWWPLTECSINLVLAGLYLAAGIVYVRDTTRGGLCNIPVFNNGVNGAFCRTEAGQTAAMVFLFITMALYFISAGVCLKLWRHEAARMKEERLAHEMKTIGSSIPLSIMGPASRASEHTPLPTIQPDITDNPAAAPLMALEPEILRGHIPAGHIPKPVVIADYVAKYPSIRSEEERDQYKAVFNDQYAEYKELHAEVQVMAKKFEEMDEMMHNLHSRPSSQMEKERIGSILMEYQRKKADPTYLEKRERCEYLKDKLSHIKQKIQDYNKVMGWNDSN; encoded by the exons ATGTCTTCAGGAAGAGTTTGTTCTGTCACCAGGTTTGACCGGGTGCGGGAGATCCCGCACTATGACCAGGTCCCTGTGTGCTCATTATGGCCGGACCCGGATCTTCCTCTACCCCCGGAGCCCTTGCATGGAACAGTGCAGGCAGTCAGCTTAGATCCACTTCCCCCTCCCCCGCTACCTGAACAGCCAGCTGTTGGGCTTGAATCTTTGCACCCCCCTAACGATGATGATCCAATGGAGGACGACTGTGACGCCATCGACATTAAGCCGGTCCGCCGCTTCATTCCCGACTCTGTGAAGAACTTCTTCCATGGCAACAGCGGTAACAGTGACAGCATGGGTTGGGTCCTCCCGCCTCCTTCACAAGCTCTACCTGCCCCTTACTCCTCTGCCCCCTCATCCAGTAAGAGCGCCAACTGCTACACCACGGCAGGAGTCCCCTGCTCACCTCCAAACTCCACACCTCCATCTCCTTCCCTTCTAGGGTCCTATCGGGACCCCTACGGGGGCTCTGGGGGCAGCTACACCTCTCGGAAGGAGCGAGATGAGCTGCTGCTTGGTGCTGAAGCCCTTGACTCGGCATCTGCAGTGCCCACTAATCTTTCGGCTCTGACCTACCAGGAGAGGGTGGAGGAGTACCATCAGCGCTACGCCTACATGAAGTCCTGGGCTGGCCTGCTAAGGATCCTGGGCTGTGTGGAGCTGCTGTTGGGAGCTGCTGTGTTTGCCTGCGTCTGTGCTTATGTTCATAAGGACAACGAGTGGTTCAATATGTATGGATACTCCCAGCCTCAGCTGTTTGGGGGGCTCGGTGGAGGTGCTGGTGCATATGGAAATGAGGGTGGTTACTACACAGGCCCCAAAACACCGTTTGTCCTAGTTGTGGCTGGTCTAGCATGGATAGTGACTGTTATTCTGGTTGTTGCTGGGATGACGATATACTATAGAGCTATCCTTCTAGATTCTTCTTGGTGGCCGCTCACAGAGTGTTCCATCAACCTGGTCTTGGCGGGCCTCTATTTAGCAGCAGGGATAGTGTATGTGAGGGACACCACTCGAGGGGGGCTTTGCAACATACCGGTCTTCAATAATGGAGTAAATGGGGCGTTTTGTCGCACGGAGGCCGGCCAGACAGCAGCCATggtcttcctcttcatcaccatGGCACTCTACTTCATTAGTGCAGGAGTGTGTCTGAAGCTGTGGAGACATGAAGCAGCCAGGATGAAGGAGGAGAGGCTGGCACATGAG ATGAAAACTATTGGATCATCAATCCCTCTGTCAATA ATGGGTCCAGCCTCCAGGGCCTCAGAACATACGCCACTCCCCACTATCCAGCCAGACATTACGGACaaccctgctgctgctcctctgatGGCGCTGGAGCCAGAGATCCTTAGAGGTCACATACCAGCCGGACACATCCCCAAACCTGTCGTTATAGCTGACTATGTGGC GAAGTACCCTAGCATCCgctcagaggaggagagggaccAGTACAAGGCTGTGTTCAATGACCAGTACGCTGAGTACAAGGAGCTGCACGCTGAGGTTCAGGTCATGGCCAAGAAGTTTGAAGAGATGGACGAGATGATGCACAATCTCCACTCCCGGCCTTCCAGTCAAATG GAGAAGGAGCGGATCGGTAGCATTTTAATGGAATATCAGAGGAAGAAAGCT GACCCAACATATTTGGAAAAAAGGGAGAGGTGTGAGTACCTAAAGGACAAGCTCTCTCATATCAAACAGAAGATTCAGGACTACAATAAGGTCATGGGCTGGAACGATAGCAACTAA